The stretch of DNA TTCCTCGCAATACCAGGAAATCACCGAACCCCTCCTGGAAGAAGCCGGCACTCAGTTCAACCCGGACATCGAATATGGCACCCTGACCGATACCCGTGACGGCAAGACTTACAAGACGGTGGAAGTCGACGGCGTAACCTGGATGGCCGAAAATCTGAACTACGCAGGCAACGAAGTCGGAGAATCAGTCTGCTTCAACGACGATGACAACTTCTGCAAAATTTATGGACGCCTGTACAGCCGTGACGCAGCGATGAATTCCAGCGATTGCGCTTTTAAAGGATCATGCAATTTAGGCTCCGATCCAATTCAGGGTGTCTGCCCAGACGGCTGGCACATCCCGACAAAAAGCGAGGCGCAGGACCTCGTGGACTTTGTAAGTGGTCAGTCGCGCCCGCTGAGGTCAGCCAAGGGCTGGAAAGCAAGCCTTACATCCGGATTAGATACCTACGGACTTTCCTTCCTGGGCGCCGGAGCTTATCGAGTCAATGAAGAATTCACTTATTTGGGTGAATATGATTTTGTATGGGCCTATTATGCATCTTCGGACCAATACTACATTATAATAAGGGGATCAAGAGGCGATACGGAAGTTTGGGACAACAGCGGCACCGAACTTTACAACACAGTCCGCTGCATAAAGGATTAGTCTATGTATAAAAATGCACTGAGTATTGCCCCTTTTGTTTTTAGCGCAATCGCATTTACTGCGTGCGGAGATGATGACAGTTTCGCCCCGATTTCAAAGGACCGCGGGTACGATTACTCAATCAAGTCCAAATCGGATTTCGCAGACATCCCCTGCAACGAAAAGCGCGAAGGCCGCGAGGCGGTCGTCGGTCGCGACAAGGACAGCTACATCTGCAAGTTCGACTACAGCGATTCCGCGTACATCTGGATTGGCGACACAGACACGCTCACCGCTGAGGGCAGGGAGTTCAAACGAGCAGAAAGTTCCAGCAGCTCCGACGACGAAGATGAATCCAGCAGCTCACGCAATTCAAGCAGTTCGCAGTCTTCCAGCTCTAGATCTTCGAGTAGTTATTCAAGTTCATCGTCGAGCAGTAGTTCCTCGAGCTATAGTTCCTCAAGTTACAGTTCCTCGAGTTACAGTTCTTCGAGCAACAGCTCTTCAAGCAGCCTAACCCCGTACACCAAGGAATCGCACTTCAACCCGGACATCGATTACGGGACAATGAAGGATCCGCGCGACGGCAAGACTTACAGGACCGTGGTAGTTGACGGTGTAACCTGGATGGCCGAAAACCTGAACTACGCCGGACACGAAATAGGGGAATCCAGTTGTTACGCCAAAGATGACGAGTATTGCGAACTATACGGTCGCCTGTACAGCCGCGATGCGGTAATGAATTCCACCAGTTGCGTCTATGGCGTTTCATGCAATTTGGGCTCCGATCCCATCCAGGGAATCTGCCCGGACGGTTGGCACATTCCGACAAAACCCGAAGTGCAAAGCCTGCTGGATTACATCAGCCCCGAATCGGCATTGAAGTCGGCCGGATCGAATTGGAACTATCCGGGAACAGACGCGTACGGACTTTCCTTCGTGGGTGCCGGTAACTGGGACAACGGCACTTTCGAGGACATCCACAAATACGAAGTCATGTGGATGTACGCACCTGGCATCGCCCAGTATTTCCTCTTGATTTCTGGTTCTTCCGGAGATGCGGAAATCTGGGATTACTCTTCAAGCAAATACTACAGCACCGTCCGTTGCATAAAGGGTGACGGAGTTGTTCCGGCCAGTTCTTCCAGCCTGTCATCGAGCAGCTATTCCAGTTCCTCGCTACACCAGGAAATCACCGAACCCCTCCTGGAAGCAGGCGACCAGTTCAATCCGACTATCGATTACGGCACCCTGACCGATACCCGTGACGGCAAGACTTACAAGACCGTGGTAGTCGACGGCGTAACCTGGATGGCCGAAAACCTGAACTACGCAGACAACGAAATTGGAGTATCCACCTGTTTCAACAACGAAGACCGTTTCTGCGAAATTTATGGGCGCCTGTACAGCCGCGATGCAGCGTTAAATTCCAGCAAATGCGCTTTTGGAGAAACATGCAATTTAGGTTACGCTCCAATTCAAGGAATCTGCCCCGACGGGTGGCATATTCCGTCAGAGAGCGAGGCGAATTCCATTACAGAACTTACAGGAGGAGTATTGAGCCCATTGATATCGGCAGAGGGCTGGAGATCAGACATTACGCCCGGGACAGATAGATACGGACTTTCCTTTGTGGCTGCCGGTTGTTATGCCTCCAGAGGCAATAGTTTCAGTAGCTTGGGTGATTATTCATACTTCTGGTATTACACGAACACAAAGCAATCTTACCTCTTGTTAAGAGGACACGAAAACAACGCAATCACCTTTAATTACAGCGACTCTGAACTCTATACCTCAGTCCGCTGCATAAAGGATTAATCTATGTATAAAAATGCACTGGGCGTAGTCCCCCTTGTTTTTAGCGCAATCATTTTTAATGCTTGCGGCGATGATGACAGTTTCGCCCCGATTTCAAAGGACCGCGGGTACGAATACTCGATCAAGTCCAAATCGGATTTCGCGGACATCCCCTGCAACGAAAGGCGCGAAGGCCGCGAGGCTGTAGTCGGTCGCGACAAGGACAGCTACGTCTGCAAGTTCGACTACCGCGATTCCGCGTATATCTGGATTGGCGACACAGACACGCTCACCGCGGAGGGCAGGGACTTCAAACGAGCAGAAAGTTCCAGCAGCTCCGACGACGAAGATGCGTCCAGCAGTTCGCAGTCTTCCAGCTCTAGATCTTCGAGTAGTTATTCAAGTTCATCGTCGAGCAGTAGTTCCTCGAGCTATAGTTCTTCGAGCAGCCTATCCTCGAGTTCCATCATCAGTTACGGGACAATGAAGGATTCGCGCGACGGCAAGACTTATAAGACCGTGGTAGTCGACGGCGTAACCTGGATGGCTGAAAACCTGAACTACGCCGACCATGAAATAGGGGAATCCAGTTGTTACAGCAACAGTGACAGCAATTGCGAACTATACGGTCGCCTGTACAGCCGCGACGCGGCAATGAACAGCGCCTCGTGCGAATACCAAAAGAATTGCGATTTAGGCGAAGGTCCCATACAGGG from Fibrobacter sp. encodes:
- a CDS encoding FISUMP domain-containing protein, producing the protein MYKNALSIAPFVFSAIAFTACGDDDSFAPISKDRGYDYSIKSKSDFADIPCNEKREGREAVVGRDKDSYICKFDYSDSAYIWIGDTDTLTAEGREFKRAESSSSSDDEDESSSSRNSSSSQSSSSRSSSSYSSSSSSSSSSSYSSSSYSSSSYSSSSNSSSSSLTPYTKESHFNPDIDYGTMKDPRDGKTYRTVVVDGVTWMAENLNYAGHEIGESSCYAKDDEYCELYGRLYSRDAVMNSTSCVYGVSCNLGSDPIQGICPDGWHIPTKPEVQSLLDYISPESALKSAGSNWNYPGTDAYGLSFVGAGNWDNGTFEDIHKYEVMWMYAPGIAQYFLLISGSSGDAEIWDYSSSKYYSTVRCIKGDGVVPASSSSLSSSSYSSSSLHQEITEPLLEAGDQFNPTIDYGTLTDTRDGKTYKTVVVDGVTWMAENLNYADNEIGVSTCFNNEDRFCEIYGRLYSRDAALNSSKCAFGETCNLGYAPIQGICPDGWHIPSESEANSITELTGGVLSPLISAEGWRSDITPGTDRYGLSFVAAGCYASRGNSFSSLGDYSYFWYYTNTKQSYLLLRGHENNAITFNYSDSELYTSVRCIKD